Within the Plasmodium coatneyi strain Hackeri chromosome 6, complete sequence genome, the region TGCaggaaaagcaaataatAGGCAGAGAAGAAACAACATACGTTATCATGCAACGTAATGTTTCCTCCCTCAGAGAACTATACAAACCTGCAATGTGTTAAATGCATTAGTAAAGTGCCTCGTACAACAGTGCGTTACCACAGAATATTCGACAGTGTATATTTTCTATAAAGTtcaaaagaataaataataatacaaggAGTGAGCAAAGacgaagaaatataaattaccgttacacacatatataatattcccttccccttcctcaaGCATTACAAGGacgtacacttttttttaagtgcacaTTGCCACAGAAAATATGCTATACACAGTGTCtgaaaacataaaaatgaatggaagAATGAGCGAGGTCGGAATATGGGTTACTATAGCATATAGTACCCTTCTCGAACTATGGAGGAACTTGCCATGTTAAGTGAATTATCTGCGATAAAAGtatgaaatataaaagaagagcatTACAAAATTCTGAAATGTAacaaacgaaaaggaaaaaaagaaaaagaattgaaaaaaaaaagtgtaaaagaatgaagcaaaaaggtACAAGACTAAGaatattttcgaaaaaggTGATCAAACTCCGCGTAATTAGGCGGGGCGTAATTTGTACATCAGCTATTTTTGattagcaatttttttctttttttttttaatcttgtTTGTTCGTGCGTTGcattttcaactttttttttttcgcaacatCAATTTTattgattaatttttttttttttttttgtaaatattacACCGtgtcattttgcttttcGCGCTCTTGCTCGTGCACGTTGCACTTTTTTCGCGCACAGGAGCGacggcaaaaaaagaaaattcttTTTGCACGTTTCATCATTCGCAGTTGTTAATTTACTGgctcacatttttacacaattttcattttaactgtgctcacacattttacacagttttcattttaactgtgttcacattttttacagttttcattttaactgtcttcacatttttacccagatttcatttttaactgtgtccatattttacacagttttcattttaactgtgttgaCAATATCACCAGGAGTAATTCGGGAACCAGGAAAGAAAGCGTacgaagaaagaagaaaaaaggaaaaagaaaaaaaagagaaacgaaaaaagaaatttaatgggaaagaaggaaaaagaaaggaaagaaaggaacgaaaaaaaaagaaaaaaaaggggaaagagaagtttaagaaggaaaagaaagcaaaaaaaaaaaaaagaaaggaatggtCATTCCGTTCCTGCACTGCATGAAGTTCCCGGATATTTGTGTCCCCCCGAAAGGGAAATTCCGATCCAGGTGTTACATGCTCTGATAgcgtatatttctttgtctctgttgttgctgttgtctttccttatgttgtggttgttgtttgttgtttcttcttcctcttcctctggaTGTTGGCCCACCATATATAGTAGATCCATCCGTTGTTGAATCACCTATTGTCGAAGCTACCGTTGAGACGTTCGTTGCTGCACCGAATGTTGAGCTGGCTTCTGTGAATGTGTTGTCAAAGTGGTGACGTCCAATGGTTGATCTTCCgttccttctgtttcttctATTGCCACTGCTATTGTTCCCAAAGAACATGTTTTTTATCCCCAAAGGTAGAAGATCATACTACGAAGGATGttagggtgttagggtgggaGGACGTGCGggaaggacataaaaatgtgtagttatataaatatatatatatatatatatatataaggtatatatacatatatgtatatatgtccatatatatatacatacatatatacctatatacatatatacatatacgtacatatatgcatacatgtatataggtatgtatgtatatatatatggacatatgaggaaaatatatgaTAGTATTCTCCCCTCcctcttttatatatatttggcctatataaatgtaattttaccttatatagaaagaatgccaatgttggtaatcctactgtAGCAAGGGTACTGGATACAGCAATAGGGGTGATGTTGTTGGTGTTATTTGTGCTCCCTTTCGCCCCTGTAAGTTGTGCCCCTGCAGCATCTACTTTAGTACAACTTAAGTTTAAACTGTTCCTCGTCTTATAATCATGGAAATATGTTTCAAAAGGAGTACACCAAGCATTCCATTTGTCCCCACTTTTCTTCATACAATTTGTACGTACAGTTGTATAGGcgtcctttattttttgtaggtAGTCGTGATAAGCTTTATTACATTGTTTCGTTGGTCCTGCCTCTTCCTCTCCTAATTGTTGTTTTATAACTTCCTGGTCCTTGTTTCCATAGTCGAACAATGTTTTCCATGTTTGGAAATCTTTTTCATTAGTACCGTAAGTTTCTGGGAAGAAGGGAGGCATATAACCCTCCTCCCCTATGGTGGTAATTATATCTTTACACTCGTTCAtaatttgtacaaaattcCCATTCTTTTTGGATGTGGCCACTTTTTGTCCAaaccaataatagagaaAATTCTCATCGTCAGCGTTCTCATCTGTGTTCTGTAAATTACTAATATAACATAATGTTCCTATAATTTTGCCAATAGTTGTTCCATCCACTTTAGCATTTTGCAATGTAGTCtttaattttccctccttagtTTTGTCCGCGCACGTCCCCGTAGAGGTATCCAGTCTCTTGTAAATTGTTTTCGAAGGTAATTGGttcaaattttcttcctacaaaaaatgtgaaaatgtggCAAagaacacatacatatatatacatatacacatatatatatgtctgtTATATGGGGTAGTTTACCGTTAGGGTTGCTATTGTCGTTACGGCGATGGTTGTTGGTGGTCCCATTgtttatatttgtatatttttctgttgtgtacaatatatatttattcttgaACATGGTGCTTCCCcctatacatatttataagtTCCAAAATATTGAAATTTGAAATAGTGGAAATAATACGTACGTTCACCATTACcataatgatgatgatgatgagatTATGAAcaggtgtacatatgtgttaaaatttttttattttttttccaagagCACACATTTCTCAACTTCCAAGTAACTATaacgcatacatatgtatcaaGTTATCATGTATGtaattgggggaaaaaaatgtgaacaattaaatagaaaataatggaatagaggggaaggaacagaaatcCAACTTCCTCATACaccctttcttttattcatgtatgttatattattaaatTGCGTTGAACTGTGTATCATTATTTAAAACACGACATTCTTATTCACCTTATGTTATTTATTGAGTATATAAGGGAGTGAACGTTCTCCTTTGAGTAGGAACTTTTTAGCATGTACTGtgaattttatgttttattaaGTGTGGAAGATTATTACTAGTTCACAACGAATATTGTTCACAGTTCACACATGCACGGagtactatttttttttttaaatatacacatttgtgtatatataattgggAATAGGATTTTAtagaataaatgaaaagggaatgTAGGACAAAGAGAACTGCGTTAATTATGTATAgaaggacaaatttttttttttgtgccctcatattctgcaaaaaaactttcctgctcctccttcttcatgAGTACACCCTCAAGAATTCActcatataatatatatatgtgtgcattatGTATACCACCATTTTGAGCTAcccttttctctcttttctttttgcttcgcatcacatattatattttttccacattacAGTACCCCCCCTTCTATTTCATTTGATTTTATTTGATTttgtttattatattattattttataatttttttttgttcaacttTGAGAAGGTTAAAAAGGATTTTTGAAGAAAGTTCAAGGGAACGTTTCTAGACGTTTTaaagagggggggggggggaggtTCATTGCAGTTCCATACTCCTcccttttatatacatataatatttctcttgtagcacatatatacatataacaatgattatatatatacatacatatacatgtataatggTCTTCATCTAAAGTGTCGTTATTACCGCCATTTATGccgttttccctttctcctaaagaaagaaaaaacgaaaaagaacttatctaatatatggGACAGAATACACTGTGTTGGCATCCGCCATAGTATCATCGTTCGTTGCTGTGGTAGAACCATTATACGAATATTCAGTTGAGTCGTCGTTGTCGTCGTCATCGTCTGATAAGGTGTTCAATTCATGTCTGAAAattgatctttttcttctgcttctttcatttccAGAGTGGTTTTGCTTCCTCAAAAAGAAAggtttgtacttgtaaaaaaagtatgccaagGCAGGAAGTCCTATTGCGGCAAGCCCACCGGAGACCGCAGCAGGGACGACACCGTTCAtagtttgttcttccccttcctttctgtgactaccaccaccgtcactccctccctttccttctccaccagagacaccatcCACTAAATCGGCATCGGAAAAActaccactactaccagcttgatttggattgGGGTTTGGTTTGAGtttgggtggtggtggtggatcGTCATTTCCAcctaaagagaaaaaaaaatacgaaaggTAATTtcaatataatatattttttttttttttttttaatacacccttcgggtgtacttccccccaagggggaacatacaccaaccacccctaacaaccttcctgcACAATTCCCTCaacatacttccttccaccccctaAGCCTTCATTCTGATATTCTTAACCctttcacccctaacaacattccttccacgtaccaccaccctaacacaaccttcccttccacctaccacctaccacctaccacccaccacacctaacacaaccttccttccacccaccacacctaacacaaccttccttccacccaccacacctaacacaaccttccttccacccaccacacctaacacaaccttccttccaccaaccaccaccctaacaagcTTCCGTACAACTATCACCACCCTAAGAACCTTTCTTCCCcgtccttagaccccttccaacactaacaccccttccttccacccaacacctaacaaccacccctagcaaccttccttccaacctgCCACcgtaccacctaacaaacctTCCTTACTTAGACCCCTAACAaagttccttccacctagaacccctaacaacatttcttccttgcaCTTACGACCAGCCatccaccacctaacaaccttccttccacgacACCATCATAAAGCAATGTAGTACCAGTCACTTACCATCTACGACGGCGTCTCCTAAGTCGAAGTCGTCCCCAGCAGAAGGTTTCTTCGGTGATGTTGCGGGGGTAATTTTGCATGTTAAATTTGATATTCCCTTTGATTCATATTCTGCAAAAACTCCTTGGAAGCTTTTACAACATGTACTAGTAATATTATCCTTACACTTCTCATGCACAACCCTATAAGCTCCAGAAACACCTTCCAGGTAATCGAAATATTCCTTAATGCAGGATTTGTTAACTCCATATGAATATTGCTCTATAAACCCATAGTCTTCAGTGAAatcgaacatttttttccagtagCCGAAAGAATTCCTGTCAACACTATGACACATACGTACACACGTGCTCCGGCCAACTACCCCCCGTAATCCTCCGTAAATTTCCTGCATGGCCCTGGTAAATGATTCAGAAGGTTTTAACTGTTGCGACAGTATAtgacctaaccaataataaaaagtgTAGCCAAGTTTATGATTAGAACTATTGACCCTCCCTGGTTCATGTATATAACACCAGGTTCCTATAATCTTCTTAGCATCATCCTTATTTTGAAGATAAGCTCCTATTTGAATTTCAGCGTCCTGCACATTACTCTGTTCGGTGCAACCAGCTGatccactttttccttcgaaTTCCTTGTATAAACTTAACCTTGAGGGGAATAAATTCAGGTGACTCTCCTGTAAGGGTAAATATGGcaacatacatatgtgtattactacatattttacattcttatttattttatcattgatgaggtattatatatgtatacgaTTAGGGTCTCGACCATGAATGGAAAGTAACCCTCAGATCTGGCTGCGTCCCTGTCATTCTCCGTATACACTTTCAAATGTAGTAAGTTCAAGTTAGAACTTCTTTACGCATGTGCTCACAtttcaaaataaaggaaaatgtgaaaatactgttttctctttaattataaatattaaacaTACACCAAACTCCTattcttttcccttatatatatactgcacAGTTCCCTGAACGGTGATAACacattgcacatatatattcaatcaccacatatttgtataattaagggtaaaaaatgtaggaataaATAAGCAGGAAATAACatgaaataaaggagaagaaaagaaaaatggaacttaCAATTTTCTATAcacgttccttctttatacattccttccttatgcATGCTCCATATGGTTCGATTATGCGTGATTATTGGGAACATTATGTTACTACTTACACGCCTTAGAttctacatatacatataataatgtgcatgcacccttcccctctttggataaaaagaattttcatatatatatatatgtgtatgtaggtaCATCgcttattttatgttttattgttttttttttttttggaggaaggggagattgcccattaaaaaattgatcacacatatatagtaTAGTTCATGCATATGCGTAGTACACTTTTCCTCTCATCTTGAATTCGTATATCAATTTATACTCATTTAAAAGTGGCGTTATTTTATGAGCAAGATACAggcaaaattttcaacagAGAGAATTGCATTATGCTTAGAACAAAAATACAATATGCGCTCTTGTAAGAACATTCCGTAGTATAGTTATTCCCTTATTCGTATAATcattcaataataataattttctttccattcccttcctttttttttttattcttttcctttctgatGAGTTCACTACAAATAACTCCcttacataaaatataaattgtaTTACCTAAGCTGTTCCTTCTCTCTCTTATTTTTAAGTGTAGATTAtgttttacatatatattcatgttacgttattgtttctttttttctctatttttttaattgttctttcttttttctattttcttttaagAAAGGGCCAGaaaaaacttttccttccatgttctatatatattgttacttactatattattatagCCTTCCTTTCTGTTTATAGTACTTTTTTACGATTTCCCGCCTTACTATATAAATTCTGCCGGCACCTTCCTGTGTGTGCTgaaatattaattttgttCCAATAAAATGATTCATAtgcacagtttatatatatgcagaaataggattataattattacaacTTATTTTAGTTTGCTTCCCTCCTTCATATTTGTTTTGAATATTTAACAGACGTAGTAATCATtccttaaaggaaggaagaagtgtagGCTCATCCTTCTTGCTCTCCAATATTCTATTTCATTTGTGttagaatacatatatatatatatggatgacTGCGTTTGTACCTTTTAGGTTATTCATACAAGTACTCATTCTAATGTTTAATTCATGGCAgtaaatgaatgaacatacATTTTACAATGCTGCGTACATGGatgcacatttattcatGTATGTACTtgtgccccctttttatcGTATTCCACGTGCAATGAAGTAGTTATCATATTTTTacgaatggaaggaaggaagttgcTTATTATTGTATTAAATTGATATGTGTCTTCGCCGCGGCTGCGGCCGCCACCATAGCATTCATCACCCCCCCATATGGAACGAACATTAtggaacacacacattgtggaacGGACACTATATGGTGTGGTTGTCCAAACTGACGTTACAATCATGGAAGCTTGGAAACATGGAAATATGGAACAGCAGTTTTTTAATAaagtgtatacacacacagtGTATATGCACAGTATACAGCTACTACAACTGCTCTGTATACACAGTGTAGCTACTGCTGTTCTATATACACACTTCACACTGTGCACATGGGGGATGTATTCATCTTTCATTATTTCGACATAATGTTTTATAAATAAGTGCATTATGCCCTGTCCCATTCGGGACAGGGCAGTGCACATTCAGCTCGAATGATATGTTTCTCCAATGGTAAATATAACATTTTGGGATGTATGTGGAACGGGGCGGAGGAGGGCATAGGTGCtatttcctaattttttgtgGTTATAgtaaatttccttcctcccccaagggaaaaggaacaacattccttgTTCAGGGAAGTGAAAACATCCCCATTCAGGGTCCCTGAGCAGGGAATGTTGTTTATATTCCTGTTCAGGGAAGAATGGAACAACATCTTTCCCCTtcaggagggaaggaaggaacaacttcctaGAGGAGACAGGAACAACATTCcagagaaaggaagggaacattaccttcctgaaggaatgagaaggaaggaagaggggaaggaaaccttccttagaaggaGAGAGTGAGAGAGAGGGGGGGGagggttgaaggaaggaggtcccTTAGGAAACAATTGATCAGGTTCTCAAAACACGACGAGTCAACGGAGTACGACTCAACAACGGAAGattcgtccgaatattccATTCCATACAGCACAACCATTAATACTGCAACAGCATCTAGGTAAACACCTAAAGATGTTTGTTCATCTGGAAGAAGATATTCGTTCATCTAAGATGTTGTTGATTCATCTATGAAGAGGATGTTCTGTTGTTGAGGATGACCATCATCTTCACACATGAGtaaacatataaatgaatgaacacaACATCTTCCTAGATGATAACaaacaaagaaggaatagaataaaaaaaggaaagaaggaaaagaaagaaatttaatACCCCTCCATCCTCTTCCAacaatgtacaaaaaaaaaaagaaggaaggcggACTTgca harbors:
- a CDS encoding KIR protein gives rise to the protein MGPPTTIAVTTIATLTEENLNQLPSKTIYKRLDTSTGTCADKTKEGKLKTTLQNAKVDGTTIGKIIGTLCYISNLQNTDENADDENFLYYWFGQKVATSKKNGNFVQIMNECKDIITTIGEEGYMPPFFPETYGTNEKDFQTWKTLFDYGNKDQEVIKQQLGEEEAGPTKQCNKAYHDYLQKIKDAYTTVRTNCMKKSGDKWNAWCTPFETYFHDYKTRNSLNLSCTKVDAAGAQLTGAKGSTNNTNNITPIAVSSTLATVGLPTLAFFLYKYDLLPLGIKNMFFGNNSSGNRRNRRNGRSTIGRHHFDNTFTEASSTFGAATNVSTVASTIGDSTTDGSTIYGGPTSRGRGRRNNKQQPQHKERQQQQQRQRNIRYQSM